From Roseibium alexandrii DFL-11, the proteins below share one genomic window:
- a CDS encoding sarcosine oxidase subunit beta family protein, translated as MKRYSFLELAKNAFSAHQNWGRQWRAPEPKAEYDVVIIGAGGHGLATAYYLAKEHGVRNVAVLEKGWLGGGNTGRNTTIVRSNYLWEESAALYNHAIDLWDGLSQELNYNVMYSARGVMMLAHTVHDVQVAQRHIHANRLAGVQNEWLTPEQAKEYCPPLNISKNIRYPVMGAALQRVGGTARHDAVAWGYARGADDMGVDIIQNCLVTGIKRGADGAVEGVETAKGFIKAKKVGVVAAGNTTTVMDMAGVRMPLESYPLQALVSEPVKPAFPCVVMSNTIHAYISQSDKGELVIGAGTDQFISYSQTGGIHISNHTIDAICELFPHFRRMRMLRNWGGIVDVTPDRSPILSKTPVQGLYVNCGWGTGGFKATPGSGHVFAHTIAKDEPHPINAPFTIDRFKTGRLIDEAAAAAVAH; from the coding sequence ATGAAGCGTTATTCCTTCCTGGAACTGGCGAAAAATGCCTTTTCCGCGCACCAAAACTGGGGCCGCCAATGGCGCGCGCCGGAGCCCAAAGCCGAGTATGACGTGGTCATCATCGGTGCCGGTGGCCATGGTCTTGCTACCGCCTATTACCTTGCCAAGGAACACGGCGTGCGCAACGTCGCTGTTCTTGAAAAGGGCTGGCTGGGTGGCGGCAACACGGGCCGGAACACCACCATCGTGCGCTCCAACTACCTTTGGGAAGAAAGCGCAGCGCTCTATAATCACGCCATTGATTTGTGGGACGGCCTGTCGCAGGAGCTGAACTACAACGTCATGTACTCCGCGCGCGGCGTCATGATGCTGGCCCACACGGTGCACGACGTTCAGGTCGCGCAGCGCCACATTCACGCCAACCGTCTGGCCGGCGTTCAAAACGAATGGCTGACGCCGGAACAGGCCAAGGAATATTGCCCGCCGCTGAACATCTCCAAGAACATCCGCTACCCGGTGATGGGTGCAGCGCTGCAGCGCGTTGGCGGAACAGCCCGTCACGATGCGGTGGCCTGGGGGTATGCGCGCGGTGCTGACGATATGGGTGTCGACATCATCCAGAATTGCCTCGTCACCGGCATCAAGCGCGGCGCTGACGGCGCTGTTGAAGGCGTTGAAACGGCCAAGGGTTTCATCAAGGCCAAGAAGGTCGGCGTTGTAGCCGCAGGCAACACCACGACCGTCATGGATATGGCCGGTGTCCGGATGCCTCTGGAATCTTATCCCTTGCAGGCCTTGGTCTCCGAACCGGTGAAGCCTGCCTTCCCGTGCGTTGTGATGTCAAACACGATCCATGCCTACATCTCCCAGTCCGACAAGGGCGAGCTGGTGATTGGTGCAGGAACGGACCAGTTCATCTCCTACAGCCAGACGGGCGGTATCCACATTTCCAACCATACCATTGACGCCATCTGCGAATTGTTCCCGCATTTCCGGCGCATGCGCATGTTGCGCAACTGGGGTGGCATCGTGGACGTAACCCCGGATCGCTCACCAATCCTGTCCAAAACACCGGTCCAGGGTCTTTACGTCAACTGCGGCTGGGGCACGGGCGGTTTCAAGGCAACTCCGGGATCCGGACACGTCTTTGCACATACGATTGCCAAGGACGAGCCGCACCCGATCAATGCACCTTTCACCATCGACCGGTTCAAGACCGGCCGTCTGATCGACGAAGCGGCCGCCGCCGCCGTGGCACACTAA
- a CDS encoding sarcosine oxidase subunit delta, whose product MLLVYCPYCQVERPETEFSCRGQAHIARPSDPAEVTDEGWVEYLYMRDNTKGVYAERWRHIHGCGRFFNAVRHTVSDDFLKFYKAGEPMPDLDELAKEAGK is encoded by the coding sequence ATGTTGTTGGTTTACTGCCCTTACTGCCAGGTCGAGCGTCCGGAAACCGAGTTTTCCTGCCGCGGCCAGGCGCACATTGCCCGCCCCTCCGACCCTGCGGAAGTGACCGATGAGGGTTGGGTTGAGTATCTCTACATGCGCGACAACACCAAGGGTGTTTACGCCGAGCGCTGGCGCCACATCCATGGTTGTGGCCGGTTCTTCAACGCCGTCCGCCACACGGTGAGCGACGACTTCCTGAAGTTTTACAAGGCCGGCGAACCAATGCCGGATCTTGACGAATTGGCCAAGGAGGCCGGCAAATGA
- a CDS encoding sarcosine oxidase subunit alpha family protein — protein MSQPFRTEKGGRIDRGEQLTFTFDGEEMQGHKGDTLASALLANGVHLVGRSFKYHRPRGIVTAGSEEPNALVGVYRKGDQTPNLRATQVEVYQGLEAISQNRFPSLGFDVGAVNDLLSPLFPAGFYYKTFMWPKAFWDRVYEPVIRAAAGLGKPPKNPDHDTYGNIYAHCDVLVAGSGPAGLAAAVAAAETGAKVILCDEQAEFGGSLLSDENATIDGKSPADWVRDTILKLQGMDNVTLLSRTTAFGYFAHNYMALAERVTEHLSDPDPKLPRERLWQVRAKEVVIASGAIERPMVFPENDRPGILLADAGRTYLNRYGVKVGNKVLVATACDTAWQAAFDLADHGVDVVAIADLRETPPENLVAIAQARGIRVEAGCVVTGTLGRKRVKAALLGRLMTSGQVASAGQVACDAILMSGGWTPTVSLYSQSRGKVVWEETFGAYVPGKSVQNERSAGAAKGLYGLQATLEDGYAAGEAAAKAAIGKEAKVTYAAASGGEAGQGAVLGALPHDRNASRVKAFVDYQNDVTAKDIKLAAREGMQSIEHIKRYTTTGMATDQGRLSNMNALSIASGALEKPIMDVGLTTFRLPYTPTTFGLFAGVARGDHFDPVRKTPSHDWVVANGGVYEDVGQWKRTWYFPKSGEDMHAAVARECATVRESVGLFDASTLGKIEVVGPDAAEFLERIYTNPWKKLAPGRCRYGLLLNDAGFIVDDGVIGRLADDRFHVTTTTGGAPSVFATMEDYLQTEWPDLDVWITSTTEQYAVAAVQGPKAREVIAPFIEGIDLSADAFPHMSVKEGTFCGVPCRLFRISFTGELGFEINVPRRHGKMMWETLAGEIEKHNGTAYGTETMHVLRAEKGYIIVGQDTDGTVTPQDAGMSWAIGKKKHDFVGKRGLERPDLVAENRKQFVGLLTKDPKVKLEEGAQITVEQNPATGTPAEGHVTSSYYSPAMGRTIALAIVKNGHALHGKSLYVPMPDGGIEVEVTSPIFFDKEGARLNV, from the coding sequence ATGAGCCAGCCATTCCGTACTGAAAAAGGCGGCCGGATCGACCGCGGCGAACAGCTGACCTTCACCTTCGACGGGGAGGAGATGCAGGGCCACAAGGGCGATACCCTTGCCTCGGCACTGCTGGCAAACGGTGTTCACCTGGTCGGGCGGTCCTTCAAGTACCACCGTCCGCGCGGTATCGTGACAGCCGGCTCCGAAGAGCCGAACGCACTGGTCGGCGTCTATCGCAAGGGCGATCAAACCCCGAACCTGCGGGCAACCCAGGTCGAAGTCTATCAAGGCCTTGAGGCGATCTCACAGAACCGTTTCCCGTCGCTCGGCTTTGATGTCGGCGCGGTCAACGATCTGTTGTCACCACTGTTTCCGGCAGGCTTCTACTACAAGACTTTCATGTGGCCGAAAGCGTTCTGGGACCGCGTCTATGAACCGGTCATCCGTGCTGCGGCCGGTCTTGGCAAACCGCCGAAGAACCCGGATCACGACACCTACGGCAATATCTACGCGCATTGCGATGTTCTTGTGGCAGGGTCCGGCCCCGCCGGGCTCGCTGCTGCAGTTGCGGCGGCTGAAACCGGCGCAAAAGTCATTCTGTGTGATGAGCAGGCTGAATTTGGCGGCTCGCTTCTGTCGGACGAAAACGCAACAATCGACGGCAAATCCCCAGCCGACTGGGTGCGGGATACAATCTTGAAATTGCAGGGCATGGACAATGTCACGCTCCTTTCACGAACGACGGCATTCGGCTACTTCGCGCACAACTACATGGCTCTTGCCGAGCGTGTGACCGAGCATCTCAGCGACCCGGATCCGAAGCTGCCGCGCGAACGCCTTTGGCAAGTCCGGGCCAAGGAAGTGGTGATTGCCTCCGGCGCAATCGAACGCCCGATGGTCTTTCCGGAAAACGACCGTCCGGGCATCTTGCTCGCCGATGCGGGCCGGACCTATCTCAACCGGTATGGTGTCAAGGTCGGCAACAAGGTGCTTGTCGCGACCGCCTGTGATACCGCTTGGCAGGCGGCTTTCGACCTCGCAGATCACGGCGTGGACGTCGTTGCCATTGCCGATTTGCGCGAAACTCCGCCGGAAAACCTGGTGGCCATCGCACAGGCCCGTGGCATTCGGGTCGAGGCTGGTTGTGTCGTCACTGGAACTCTTGGGCGCAAACGGGTCAAGGCCGCCCTGCTCGGCCGTTTGATGACCTCCGGCCAGGTCGCAAGTGCCGGTCAGGTCGCGTGCGATGCAATCCTGATGTCGGGCGGCTGGACGCCGACCGTGAGCCTTTACTCACAGTCTCGCGGCAAGGTTGTCTGGGAAGAGACCTTTGGCGCTTACGTGCCTGGAAAATCGGTTCAGAACGAGCGCTCGGCTGGGGCCGCTAAAGGTCTCTACGGCCTTCAGGCAACACTTGAGGACGGCTATGCTGCTGGTGAAGCAGCGGCAAAAGCCGCGATCGGCAAGGAAGCAAAGGTCACTTATGCTGCAGCCTCCGGTGGGGAAGCCGGCCAAGGCGCTGTTCTCGGTGCCCTGCCCCATGACCGCAATGCCTCACGCGTGAAAGCGTTTGTCGACTACCAGAACGACGTCACGGCCAAAGACATCAAACTCGCCGCGCGCGAAGGCATGCAGTCGATCGAGCACATAAAGCGCTACACGACGACCGGCATGGCGACCGACCAGGGGCGTCTTTCCAACATGAATGCGCTCTCCATTGCATCTGGTGCTCTGGAAAAGCCGATCATGGATGTGGGTCTCACGACCTTCCGTCTGCCTTATACGCCAACCACGTTCGGCTTGTTCGCAGGCGTTGCCCGCGGTGATCATTTCGATCCGGTCCGCAAGACCCCGTCTCACGACTGGGTCGTGGCCAATGGCGGTGTCTACGAAGACGTCGGCCAATGGAAACGGACGTGGTATTTCCCGAAATCGGGCGAGGACATGCACGCAGCCGTCGCCAGAGAATGCGCGACTGTACGTGAAAGCGTTGGCCTGTTCGATGCCTCAACCCTCGGCAAGATCGAAGTTGTTGGGCCGGATGCAGCCGAGTTTCTGGAGCGGATTTACACCAATCCGTGGAAGAAGCTGGCCCCGGGCCGCTGCCGCTACGGTCTCTTGCTGAACGATGCCGGCTTCATCGTCGACGACGGTGTCATCGGCCGCCTGGCTGACGACCGCTTCCATGTGACCACGACCACCGGCGGTGCGCCGAGCGTCTTTGCTACGATGGAAGACTACCTGCAGACCGAATGGCCGGACCTCGACGTCTGGATCACCTCTACCACCGAGCAATACGCCGTGGCAGCGGTCCAGGGACCGAAGGCACGTGAGGTCATTGCCCCGTTCATCGAAGGCATCGACCTGTCCGCGGACGCGTTCCCGCACATGAGTGTCAAGGAAGGCACCTTCTGCGGCGTGCCGTGCCGCTTGTTCCGCATCTCCTTTACCGGCGAACTCGGGTTCGAAATCAATGTCCCGCGCCGCCATGGCAAGATGATGTGGGAAACGCTCGCCGGTGAAATCGAAAAGCACAACGGCACGGCATATGGCACTGAGACTATGCACGTCCTGCGCGCTGAAAAGGGGTACATTATCGTCGGTCAGGACACCGACGGCACTGTCACCCCTCAGGACGCCGGTATGAGCTGGGCCATCGGCAAGAAAAAGCACGACTTCGTCGGCAAACGCGGCCTGGAACGCCCGGATCTTGTCGCCGAAAACCGCAAGCAGTTTGTCGGCCTCCTGACCAAGGATCCGAAGGTCAAGCTGGAGGAAGGCGCACAGATCACTGTCGAGCAGAACCCGGCCACCGGAACGCCTGCAGAAGGTCATGTGACTTCATCTTACTACAGTCCCGCCATGGGCCGGACGATCGCCCTGGCGATTGTGAAAAACGGCCATGCCCTTCATGGCAAGTCGCTTTATGTTCCCATGCCGGACGGCGGCATCGAGGTGGAAGTGACCAGCCCAATATTCTTTGACAAGGAAGGAGCGCGGCTCAATGTCTGA